Proteins encoded by one window of Salvia splendens isolate huo1 chromosome 5, SspV2, whole genome shotgun sequence:
- the LOC121805818 gene encoding uncharacterized protein LOC121805818 — translation MSEQAQVVHQLIEAIDMFIMGTAMLVFAMALYIMFVGSPDSALSKNFELKKWMGRGSAMEAKSKIGHAVMLILQVQVLDKFRTIGVSSGMDLACFAGAIFLSSAAIFILSRISDPAHLHKH, via the exons ATGTCGGAGCAAGCGCAAGTGGTCCACCAATTAATCGAAGCTATTG ATATGTTCATCATGGGAACAGCAATGCTTGTTTTCGCAATGGCATTATACATTATGTTCGTTGGATCACCAGATTCTGCATTGTCCAAGAATTTCGAGCTCAAG AAGTGGATGGGGAGGGGATCTGCGATGGAAGCAAAGTCGAAAATCGGGCATGCTGTAATGCTGATTCTGCAAGTGCAAGTGCTGGATAAATTCAGGACCATAGGAGTGAGTAGTGGTATGGATCTTGCGTGCTTTGCTGGGGCAATATTTCTATCCTCGGCTGCAATATTCATCCTCTCTAGAATCTCTGACCCTGCCCACCTCCACAAACACTAA
- the LOC121802704 gene encoding protein JINGUBANG-like, with protein MGRQALLLANMDNYKSSSSSTSSDGDGDGDDYALDRLSADSSPLMMSPWNHASPLPKLPWPSSNISTPPPPAALVGTLRRKEGHICSLAANDGLLYTGSDSKNIHTWRDMKESSSFKSSSGFIKAIVISGDKIFTGHQDGRIRVWTITDAGNGTHRKIGTLPSFFAVVKASMRPKNYVPVAARRNRAALWIKHADAVSSLSMCEESGLLYSASWDGTIKVWRIQDSKCVESVAAHGDAVNAVAAGGGGMVYTGSADGAVKVWRREAAGRHRLRRTLLRQDSAVTALAVGGGGAVVYCGSSDGVVNFWEVEKEDLSHGGVLRGHELAVLCLAAAGDLVLSGSADKTICVWRRERGVEHTHLTVLEGHVGPVKCLAVEADGGGDGKWRVYSGSLDNSVKVWSV; from the coding sequence ATGGGAAGGCAAGCACTCTTATTAGCAAACATGGACAATTACaagtcctcctcctcctccacctccagcgacggcgacggcgacggcgatgACTACGCCCTCGACCGCCTCAGCGCCGACAGCTCCCCACTCATGATGTCACCATGGAACCACGCCTCGCCCCTCCCAAAACTCCCATGGCCCTCCTCCAATATTtccacgccgccgccgccagccGCCCTCGTCGGAACCCTCCGCCGCAAGGAGGGCCACATATGCTCCCTCGCGGCCAACGACGGCCTCCTCTACACCGGCTCCGACAGCAAGAACATCCACACGTGGAGAGACATGAAGGAATCCAGCTCCTTCAAGTCCAGCAGCGGCTTCATCAAGGCCATCGTCATCTCTGGCGACAAAATCTTCACCGGCCACCAAGACGGCAGGATCCGCGTCTGGACGATTACCGACGCGGGCAACGGGACCCACAGGAAGATCGGGACACTGCCTTCGTTCTTCGCCGTGGTTAAGGCCTCCATGCGGCCGAAGAACTACGTCCCCGTGGCGGCGAGGCGCAACCGCGCGGCGCTGTGGATCAAGCACGCCGACGCGGTGTCTTCGCTGAGCATGTGCGAGGAGAGCGGCCTCCTCTACTCGGCCTCGTGGGACGGGACAATTAAAGTGTGGCGAATCCAAGACTCGAAATGCGTGGAGTCCGTGGCGGCGCACGGCGACGCCGTCAACGCCGTGGCGGCGGGGGGCGGGGGGATGGTGTACACGGGCTCGGCGGACGGCGCCGTGAAGGTGTGGAGGAGGGAGGCGGCGGGGCGGCACCGGCTGCGGCGGACGCTGCTGCGGCAGGACAGCGCCGTGACGGCGCTGGCCGTAGGCGGAGGGGGAGCGGTGGTGTACTGCGGGTCGTCGGACGGGGTGGTGAACTTCTGggaggtggagaaggaggatctGTCCCACGGCGGGGTTCTGAGGGGCCACGAGCTGGCGGTGCTGTGCCTGGCGGCGGCCGGGGACCTCGTGTTGAGTGGCTCGGCCGATAAGACGATATGCGTGTGGAGGAGGGAGAGGGGGGTGGAGCACACGCACCTGACGGTGTTGGAGGGGCACGTGGGCCCGGTGAAGTGCCTGGCTGTGGAGGCGGACGGCGGCGGCGATGGAAAATGGAGGGTTTATAGTGGTAGTCTTGATAATTCGGTGAAGGTGTGGAGTGTatag
- the LOC121805819 gene encoding uncharacterized protein LOC121805819, giving the protein MQGGQANWSGGPQDNWSSGHRGNWSSGGQPNWSGRQQEGNWGYKHQSPQSSNTARQPNNQVVSYVPPHQRGNKQHQWNQQYSQGNQQHYQPQYQPEHYGTSDYPQPNHGGGPSNQRYNRQPNEGPGEMMVPHHPNDAMREIQEAQKEQRAALDMLTKQLSQVAMLLGELRGNEGKIPVTVQSPWRENISEVSLRSGKVYQNPSSPVVPPVSMPGPSQEEEGESSPHDQAKGRDKGKAKMGDETSGESQGEEAEKVKPYPYRGMVTGKRDATINVASLFKDVEVKVPLFAALKMPPISKFIKDYLEGKVNEEGRMIAEENVSAVIQRSDLPSKKTDSGMFTLPISIGDIQVEHAMCDLGASINVLPYAIYKKLGEAKLVDTDIMIQLADRSCIHPEGILEDVIVKVNNFLYPADFFVIKMTEPAAKESSGVLLGRPFPSTASTIIDVRNGTISLDFNGEQFTFNIDEAMKRPADSENVYSVDVTEPLVQEYLEEEFLQRQFTESTADEEVEREVVDRYEAMDVGEMDDQAIAKAVMDFCERPQPAGSSGIAQVCSLEKLPNQGKPLRRETEENPLPTEMPMPRKGIEAPSSTFEVRLSGGR; this is encoded by the coding sequence ATGCAAGGTGGTCAAGCGAACTGGTCAGGCGGACCACAAGACAATTGGTCAAGCGGTCACCGGGGCaactggtccagtggaggacAGCCTAACTGGTCAGGCAGACAACAGGAAGGAAACTGGGGTTACAAACATCAAAGCCCCCAGTCGAGCAACACCGCAAGGCAACCCAATAATCAGGTGGTGAGCTATGTCCCGCCGCATCAAAGAGGCAACAAACAGCACCAGTGGAACCAACAATACTCCCAAGGAAATCAACAGCATTATCAGCCACAGTATCAGCCAGAGCACTATGGGACATCCGACTACCCTCAGCCTAACCACGGTGGAGGGCCTTCGAATCAAAGATATAACCGGCAACCCAATGAAGGTCCGGGAGAAATGATGGTTCCACACCATCCTAATGATGCGATGCGTGAGATtcaggaggctcagaaggagcagAGGGCAGCGCTGGACATGCTTACAAAGCAATTATCTCAAGTCGCCATGTTGCTGGGAGAGCTGAGAGGAAACGAAGGGAAGATCCCTGTCACGGTGCAATCGCCTTGGCGGGAGAATATAAGCGAAGTCTCCCTGAGATCAGGGAAGGTATACCAGAACCCCAGCTCACCTGTGGTACCCCCAGTATCTATGCCTGGAccaagccaagaagaagaaggagagtccAGTCCCCATGATCAAGCCAAAGGAAGAGACAAAGGGAAAGCGAAAATGGGCGACGAGACCTCAGGAGAAAGTCAAGGAGAAGAAGCTGAGAAGGTCAAGCCCTACCCATATCGTGGAATGGTCACCGGGAAGAGAGACGCCACGATCAATGTGGCCAGTCTGTTCAAGGATGTGGAAGTCAAGGTGCCACTCTTTGCGGCATTAAAGATGCCCCCAATCAGCAAGTTTATAAAGGACTACCTGGAGGGGAAGGTTAATGAAGAAGGAAGAATGATCGCAGAAGAGAATGTCTCTGCAGTAATCCAGCGAAGCGATCTTCCATCAAAGAAAACCGACTCAGGGATGTTCACGCTCCCGATTTCAATTGGGGATATTCAAGTGGAACACGCAATGTGCGATTTAGGGGCATCCATCAATGTTCTACCGTATGCTATCTACAAAAAGCTGGGAGAGGCTAAGCTGGTCGACACCGACATCATGATACAGCTAGCCGACAGATCTTGCATTCACCCTGAAGGAATTCTTGAAGATGTAATAGTGAAGGTGAACAATTTTCTGTACCcagccgacttcttcgtcatcaaGATGACAGAGCCAGCAGCGAAGGAGTCCAGCGGAGTTCTATTGGGAAGACCGTTCCCGTCTACGGCCAGCACTATAATCGACGTCCGTAATGGGACGATCAGTTTGGATTTCAATGGAGAACAGTTTACATTCAATATTGACGAAGCAATGAAGAGGCCAGCAGACAGTGAAAACGTGTATTCGGTGGATGTGACCGAGCCGCTGGTGCAGGAGTATCTGGAGGAGGAGTTCCTACAAAGGCAGTTCACAGAATCCACTGCGGACGAAGAGGTTGAGAGAGAAGTCGTCGACAGGTATGAAGCCATGGACGTCGgtgaaatggatgatcaagccatcgcgaAAGCGGTGATGGATTTCTGCGAACGACCGCAACCAGCTGGGTCAAGCGGGATCGCTCAAGTGTGTAGCCTCGAGAAGCTGCCTAATCAAGGCAAGCCACTGAGAAGAGAAACGGAAGAAAATCCTCTGCCTACTGAAATGCCGATGCCCCGCAAAGGAATTGAAGCCCCTTCCAGCACATTTGAAGTACGCCTATCTGGGGGAAGATGA
- the LOC121805820 gene encoding transmembrane protein 147-like: MLFIVFQETVKALIGFIDVAGLYYALTQLTHRNISQNHKFQAVGLGWAFADSVLHRLAPLWVGARGLEFTWDYMLQGLEANANLVLSISLAALGSLMWLRKNKPKTLIPIIYGDNAIYYKLSETGLVVALPEGGRFRAVHFTSDGFR; this comes from the exons ATGTTGTTCATTGTCTTTCAGGAAACGGTTAAAGCTTTGATTGGATTCATAGATGTTGCTGGGCTTTACTATGCCTTGACACAGTTAACCCATAGGAATATTTCTCAAAACCATAAATTCCAAgctgttggacttg GGTGGGCTTTTGCTGACTCTGTCCTTCATAGGCTGGCACCTCTTTGGGTGGGTGCCAGAGGATTAGAATTCACGTGGGATTACATGTTGCAGGGTCTTGAAGCAAATGCTAATTTG GTGTTGAGCATATCACTAGCTGCATTAGGCTCTCTCATGTGGCTCAGGAAAAACAAGCCCAAGACTTTGATTCCTATCATATATGGCGACAATGCCATCTATTACAAG TTATCTGAAACTGGGCTTGTGGTGGCACTTCCCGAAGGTGGTAGGTTTCGAGCTGTTCACTTCACTAGCGATGGCTTTCGTTAG
- the LOC121802241 gene encoding ent-kaurene oxidase-like yields the protein MKMDEILSFEGMWFQTAAAIVGVGLSTLIFIISRYAYASKKTTSGLPSPPEIPGLPVLGNLLQMKEKKPHKTFAKWAEKYGPVYSIRTGSTKLVVLNSSDVAKEAMVTRYSSISTRKMSNAIKILGCDKSIVALTDYGEFHRTVKRHVLTSTLGTNAQRRHQIHRDTLLGNVLEKFQAHEKEKPLEAIDFREVFHTELFGLSLKEALGDDVESVYVEELGTTFSKKEMYEILVVDPMKGAIEVDWRDFFPYLQWIPNKSFERKIQQMHMRRQAVMTALINQQKKRISSGKEKNCYLDYLLVEGNSLSEQQILMLLWEVIIESSDTTLVAIEWALYELAKDPQRQARLYAEIQTVCGTEEVMETNLSQLPYLSAVFQETLRKHSPAPIVPLRYVHEDTQIGGYDIPAGTEIAINLYGCNMNKDSWESPEEWKPERILDEKYDTNDLFKTMAFGGGKRQCAGALQAMLISCTAIGRLVQKYEWGLKDGEEENVDTLGLTTHRLHPLQAMIKPRN from the exons ATGAAGATGgatgagattttgagttttGAAGGAATGTGGTTTCAAACAGCAGCTGCCATTGTTGGTGTTGGGCTATCCACTCTCATTTTTATCATCAGTAGATATGCATATGCTTCCAAGAAGACAACTTCTGGCCTCCCTTCTCCACCTG AGATACCAGGGCTGCCTGTGTTAGGAAACCTGCTACAAATGAAGGAGAAGAAACCACACAAGACTTTCGCGAAATGGGCTGAGAAATATGGCCCTGTTTATTCAATCAGAACAGGTTCCACCAAACTTGTCGTCCTCAACTCCAGTGACGTCGCCAAGGAG GCAATGGTGACAAGATACTCATCGATCTCAACAAGAAAGATGTCTAATGCCATAAAGATCCTTGGTTGTGATAAAAGCATAGTTGCGTTGACTGATTACGGTGAATTTCATAGAACAGTTAAACGGCATGTCCTCACTAGCACTTTGGGAACCAATGCTCAG AGGCGGCACCAAATTCACCGGGATACCTTGTTAGGGAACGTTTTAGAGAAGTTCCAGGCTCATGAGAAAGAGAAGCCTCTTGAAGCCATAGATTTCAGGGAAGTGTTCCACACTGAGCTTTTTGGATTGTCGCTGAAAGAG GCTCTTGGTGATGATGTGGAGTCTGTATATGTGGAGGAGCTAGGGACCACTTTTTCAAAGAAAGAGATGTACGAAATCTTGGTGGTCGACCCCATGAAAGGCGCCATTGAGGTTGATTGGAGAGACTTCTTCCCGTATCTACAATGGATTCCTAATAAAAGCTTCGAGAGGAAAATTCAGCAAATGCATATGCGTAGGCAAGCTGTGATGACTGCTCTAATTAACCAACAGAAGAAACGAATTTCTAGTGGAAAG GAAAAAAACTGTTACCTGGACTACTTGTTGGTAGAAGGAAACTCGTTAAGTGAACAACAAATTCTAATGTTGTTGTGGGAAGTCATAATTGAATCATCCGACACTACTTTGGTGGCGATTGAATGGGCCTTGTATGAACTCGCCAAAGATCCTCAACGACAG GCTCGTCTCTATGCGGAAATCCAAACTGTTTGTGGAACTGAGGAAGTAATGGAGACGAACTTGAGCCAACTTCCTTATCTGTCTGCTGTTTTCCAAGAAACATTGCGAAAGCATAGCCCTGCTCCTATAGTTCCTCTGAGGTATGTTCATGAAGACACTCAAATAGGAGGCTACGACATTCCAGCAGGAACTGAG ATTGCTATAAATTTGTACGGATGTAACATGAACAAAGATTCTTGGGAGAGTCCTGAAGAGTGGAAGCCGGAGAGAATTCTTGATGAGAAATACGACACAAACGATCTATTCAAGACCATGGCATTTGGAGGTGGGAAAAGGCAGTGTGCAGGTGCTCTCCAAGCCATGCTGATTTCTTGCACAGCCATAGGGAGATTGGTGCAGAAGTATGAATGGGGTCTCAAGGATGGTGAAGAAGAAAACGTCGATACGCTGGGTCTCACGACACACAGACTTCATCCCTTGCAAGCAATGATAAAGCCAAGAAACTGA